In Fusarium oxysporum f. sp. lycopersici 4287 chromosome 4, whole genome shotgun sequence, a genomic segment contains:
- a CDS encoding ornithine carbamoyltransferase, mitochondrial — protein MKTSAFRIARGAAAGLQKRAYSQAATPRHLMTIADLTPNEFANLVRDANTRKIAVKGGAPASYLNAGLAGKTVAMMFSKRSTRTRVSTEAAVTMLGGHPMFLGKDDIQLGVNESLYDTSVVISSMTSCMVARVGPHSDVANLAKHSSVPVINALSDDFHPLQTIADFLTLHETFPSASAKGATLGLNGLKVAWVGDANNVLFDLAIGCVKMGVDISVAAPKGYEIPDNMRQLISSAADGVSSPGKLFETNVPEEAVKDANILVTDTWVSMGQEADTQKRLKDFAGFQITNDLAKRGGAKSDWKFMHCLPRHPEEVADEVFYSPRSLVFPEAENRLWAAVSALEGFVVNKGKF, from the exons ATGAAGACCTCAGCTTTCCGAATCGCTCGAGGGGCCGCTGCAGGCCTTCAGAAACGAGCGTATTCACAGGCTGCGACACCTAGGCATCTCATGACAATTGCTGATCTTACTCCCAATGAGTTTGCCAACCTTGTTCGTGACGCCAACACTCGAAAAATAGCTGTCAAGGGTGGAGCTCCCGCCAGCTATCTCAATGCCGGCCTTGCTGGTAAGACTGTTGCTATGATGTTCAGCAAGCGCAGCACCCGTACTCGAGTTTCCACTGAAGCTGCTGTGACTATGCTTGGTGGCCATCCCATGTTCCTCGGGAAGGATGATATTCAGCTTGGT GTTAACGAGTCGCTATACGACACTTCGGTTGTCATTTCTTCAATGACCTCCTGTATGGTCGCTCGAGTTGGACCTCACTCTGATGTCGCTAATCTCGCTAAGCACTCAAGTGTTCCTGTCATCAACGCTCTGTCTGATGACTTCCATCCTCTGCAGACGATCGCTGACTTCCTCACTCTCCATGAAACTTTCCCATCAGCAAGCGCCAAGGGAGCTACCCTGGGCCTCAATGGTCTCAAGGTCGCCTGGGTCGGCGATGCCAACAACGTTCTGTTCGATCTCGCCATTGGTTGTGTCAAGATGGGTGTTGACATATCAGTTGCCGCCCCCAAAGGATATGAGATTCCTGACAACATGAGGCAACTCATCAGTTCCGCTGCTGACGGCGTGTCCTCACCCGGCAAGCTTTTTGAGACTAACGTGCCTGAGGAGGCCGTTAAGGATGCCAATATATTGGTGACTGATACATGGGTTTCCATGGGCCAGGAAGCTGACACCCAGAAGCGCCTCAAGGACTTTGCTGGTTTCCAGATTACGAACGACCTTGCAAAGCGAGGAGGTGCAAAGTCGGACTGGAAGTTCATGCACTGCCTCCCTCGACATCCTGAGGAGGTTGCCGATGAGGTCTTCTACAGCCCCCGCTCTCTGGTATTTCCCGAGGCCGAGAACCGCCTCTGGGCCGCTGTTT CTGCCTTGGAAG